The genomic region TGCAGTTCTATCAACAAATTGTATTCTCTTCACACCTACACCAGACATATCCTTCAACAATGTCCTTGGAGCTTCATGTGAATATAATATCTGTTTTTACATCAAGAACTATGTAGAAAAAAATACTGCTAAAGACAAAGTGTGGCAACGGATATGGATTCATCTATACTTTGCTGGTATTGGTCCCGCTTGGGATAACCAGGTTATGGATGCGAGTGTTATCTATATAAAAGACCGTCCATCCTTAATAATCAATCATATCCCCTACTTTAAAGCCCTAACACAAAAAGAAAAAGAGATGCTATCTTCAGAGGTAAGACTGGAAAGTTATTTAAGTGGGCAAGTTATCGTAACCCAAGGAGAAATCAAAAGAGACTTATACTTAATAGGGGAAGGAGTTGTATCTATAACTCATAGAACAGACGAGGATCTAGACATCACCTTAGCTAGATATGGTGTGAGCGACATCTTTGGTGAATCAAGTCTGATGACAGGAAAAGAACGCACAGCGAATGTAATAGCTTTAACTAATACAGTTGTTTTTAAAGTAGAAGAGAATACTCTTGTAAATATTCTTAATCAGAATAAAAACTTTTATGATAGTTTGAACAACTTACAACATACCCACCATCAAAATACGGGATTACAAGTTGATAAAGCAAAACAGGAAAGGATTATTAGGGACCGTACTTTTCTCGATATAGTGAAGTTAAAATTCCGATACCTATTCCCTAAAAAATAGCTCTCTGCTAATACTATATTTTAACAATCTCTTTCCTGTATTCAATCGAGACTTGATTGTCCCTATAGGGACATTGAGTTCCTCAGATATCTCTTTATATTTCATACTATAGAAAAAATAGTAAACAATCACTATACGGTATATCAAAGGCAACTCCCTGATACATTTCCTAATCAGGGAAATCGTTTCGTCAGAGTTTACTTCATTATAGCGTAACATAATAATGCTATTATCATCCCAGTCCTGAAACTTTTTATATATATCATAGCGTCTTTTTTTATAGTTAATACAATGATTTCTAGCGATGGAATAAACCCATGTTTTATATTTAGATCTGGATTCAAAACTATGTTTATTAATTAAAACTTTTATAATAATCTCTTGGGCTAAGTCTTCCTTTGTACTGTCATCAAAATGAAAAGATCTAATTACCCAGTTAATATAATGATAGGTCTCTGTAATATTAATTTCTTTGCTCATCACTTTTTCCTCTTCTTAACTTGAGGTTAGCAAGATAAGAGAGAGGAAAATATCAATGGGATTTCAATCAACATTAAATTGAAACCAAAATTAACAACAAAAAAACAGCTCTTTTATTTGTCCTATCAATGATGAATCATATATTAGTAAAATTGAATCACTTAACCTGTTTAAACTGAGAGGGCAATACACCATACTTATTTTTAAAACACTTTGTAAAATAAGCAGAAGAAGAGAACCCCACTTTATATGCAATCTCAGTTATATTACAATCACCAATATTTTGTAACATTTCCATAGCACGTCTAAGACGATAAGACTGAATATATTGCTGTGAAGATAGACCTGATAACTTTAAAATCTTACGGTTAAGTGTAGATCGACTATACCCCAAATCATGACATATAGTATCTATTGATAGTAGAGGATTAGACAAATCCAATTCTATTAAATTATCTATCTCATTTAAGACTTTACTTCTAGTAATATTCATTTTATTTAGTTGTGTCTTATATCTTAGGTGTATATTAATTCGGGTCAATAAAGTGCTAGTATCAATAGGTTTTACAATGTAATCATCAATATATTTAAATATTTCTTCATTTGATAATCCTTTAATAGGAATATCAGACAATACAATTATAGGAATATAACTGTCTTCTTTGCTATGACGTAATGATTCTAAAAAAACTAATAATTCTTCTATAGGTTGTGTTATTTCAGTTAGGATTAAATCAGGATGCTCTAAATGACAGTTTTCAATACAATTGTTTACAGAATCTGAAATGATAAGACTATAATTCTTTGATAATATAATAGACAAAAAGTCAACATAATCCTGTTTATCATCACAGATAAGAATTTTTTTTTACTTATATTGTACGTTTTCTTGTATACATAATCATACTGATCATTCTT from Spirochaeta cellobiosiphila DSM 17781 harbors:
- a CDS encoding RNA polymerase sigma factor, coding for MSKEINITETYHYINWVIRSFHFDDSTKEDLAQEIIIKVLINKHSFESRSKYKTWVYSIARNHCINYKKRRYDIYKKFQDWDDNSIIMLRYNEVNSDETISLIRKCIRELPLIYRIVIVYYFFYSMKYKEISEELNVPIGTIKSRLNTGKRLLKYSISRELFFRE
- a CDS encoding helix-turn-helix domain-containing protein, whose protein sequence is MSIILSKNYSLIISDSVNNCIENCHLEHPDLILTEITQPIEELLVFLESLRHSKEDSYIPIIVLSDIPIKGLSNEEIFKYIDDYIVKPIDTSTLLTRINIHLRYKTQLNKMNITRSKVLNEIDNLIELDLSNPLLSIDTICHDLGYSRSTLNRKILKLSGLSSQQYIQSYRLRRAMEMLQNIGDCNITEIAYKVGFSSSAYFTKCFKNKYGVLPSQFKQVK